A portion of the Gasterosteus aculeatus chromosome 12, fGasAcu3.hap1.1, whole genome shotgun sequence genome contains these proteins:
- the dis3l gene encoding DIS3-like exonuclease 1 isoform X2, whose protein sequence is MKDVVMITEDQAAAARYGSLNAGVYVISVRDFLVNFLPELTAAHDLYAAVSQALQEKESEVAEKKEFAEHLPAEVLEAGVKSGRYVQGTLNVSKHRAHSEASVTAEGLSTKNSDLSWGVLVCGAKNRNRAVHGDVVVVELLPRGEWRGRDSALAEGPGGGGAEEKRGEDADRKPMPTGRVVGVPQRNWRDYVVTFPPREGPQAQSRNTQRLLAVPWDHRIPKIRVSTQQADALQDHRVVVRIDSWESSSLYPNGHSVRVLGRAGELETEVQTILIENGIHVPPFSDAQLRELPASSPERPWAVDAAQAAQRRDLRRSHLVFSVDPLGCEDVDDALSVRRLAGGTLLELGVHIADVTHFVAEGSLTDLEARARATTYYLADRRYDMLPAVLSADLCSLLGGVDRYAMSVVWELDAQTLAVEKVWYGRTLVRSSYQLHYELAQALLDGGAAEVPELRGLGPAERDARLAELTGALETLTRVARHLRAHRDQGGALELEGVEVRAQLDEQRNITALVPRQPLEVHETVAECMIYANHWVARKIQEAFPHQALLRRHPPPRQEFFSQLVESAAARGFTVDTRSNKALADSLDRAVDPRDPLVNRMLRIMATSAMSQAVYFSTGLQSQDQFYHYGLALDRYTHFTSPIRRYADVVVHRLLTAAIDVDEGRDPGRAVASNKDLEETTRHINNKNRASQQAQKLSTELFQCLYFKERDPQSDQRCLADAVIYSIRDNGVLVFVPEYGVKGPVYMKNREGQVVATGEGGLCEWQSGAVRRQSDHISTTSSCGTSTFRLFDHITVCVSVRSTHCHADALHLEAVSNRPHRGAEPKRPGAQGRSQLVQEVVRLAEEASQQAREKAARRPKLSREEREFSQSQTPNLYSLLEEVRELALLDLEAVSQVAAATA, encoded by the exons ATGAAGGACGTGGTGATGATCACGGAGGACCAGGCGGCCGCGGCTCGGTACGGCAGCCTCAACGCCGGAGTCTACGTCATCTCCGTCCGG GACTTCCTGGTGAACTTCCTGCCGGAGCTGACGGCGGCCCACGACCTGTACGCCGCCGTGTCCCAGgcgctgcaggagaaggagagcgaggTCGCCGAGAAGAAGGAGTTCGCCGAACATCTGCCCGCCGAGGTCCTGGAGGCCGGCGTCAAGTCCGGCCGCTACGTGCAG gGCACTCTGAATGTCAGCAAGCACCGGGCGCACAGCGAGGCGTCCGTCACCGCCGAGGGTTTGTCCACCAAGAACTCAG ATCTAAGTTGGGGCGTGTTGGTCTGCGGCGCCAAGAACCGCAACCGGGCCGTGCACGGcgacgtggtggtggtggagctgctgccGAGGGGCGAGTGGCGAGGGAGGGACTCGGCTCTGGCCGAAGgcccggggggcgggggggcggaggagaagCGCGGCGAGGACGCCGACAGGAAGCCGATGCCCACAG GCCGCGTCGTCGGCGTCCCGCAGAGGAACTGGAGGGACTACGTGGTGACCTTCCCCCCCCGAGAAGGACCCCAGGCCCAGAGCAGGAACACCCAGCGCCTCCTGGCCGTCCCCTGGGACCACCGCATCCCCAAGATCCGCGTCAGCACCCAGCAGGCCGACGCCCTGCAG gaccACAGGGTGGTGGTGCGCATTGATTCCTGGGAAAGCTCGTCGCTGTACCCCAACGGCCACAGCGTGCGCGTGCTGGGTCGGGCCGgggagctggagacggaggTCCAGACCATCCTCATCGAGAACGGCATCCACGTGCCCCCGTTCTCCGACGCGCAG CTGAGGGAGCTGCCGGCGAGCTCCCCCGAGCGGCCGTGGGCGGTGGACGCGGCCCAGGCGGCGCAGCGGCGGGACCTGAGGCGGAGCCACCTGGTGTTCAGCGTCGACCCGCTGGGCTGCGAGGACGTGGACGACGCCCTGTCGGTGCGCCGCCTCGCCGGAGGGACGCTGCTGGAGCTCGGTGTCCACATCGCCGACGTCACCCACTTCGTGGCCGAGGGCTCGCTCACCGACCTGGAGGCTCGAGCCCG gGCGACGACGTACTACCTGGCCGACCGGCGCTACGACATGCTGCCGGCTGTGCTCAGCGCGGacctctgctctctgctgggggGGGTCGACAG GTACGCGATGAGCGTGGTGTGGGAGCTGGACGCGCAGACCCTCGCCGTGGAGAAGGTGTGGTACGGGCGCACGCTGGTGCGCTCCTCCTACCAGCTCCACTACGAGCTGGCCCAGGCGCTGCTGGACGGGGGGGCGGCCGAGGTGCCGGAGCTGCGCGGGCTCGGGCCCGCGGAGAGGGACGCCCGGCTGGCGGAGCTCACCGGGGCTCTGGAGACGCTGACCCGCGTGGCCAGGCACCTCCGGGCCCACAGGGACcaggggggggcgctggagCTGGAAGGGGTGGAG GTGCGAGCCCAGCTGGACGAGCAGAGGAACATCACGGCGCTGGTTCCCCGTCAGCCGCTGGAGGTCCACGAGACCGTGGCCGAGTGCATGATCTACGCCAACCACTGGGTGGCGCGCAAGATCCAGGAGGCCTTCCCCCACCAGGCCCTGCTGAGGCgccacccgcccccccgccaGGAGTTCTTCAGCCAGCTGGTGGAGAGCGCCGCGGCCCGGGGGTTCACCGTGGACACCAG GTCCAACAAGGCCCTGGCGGACTCTCTGGATCGCGCTGTGGACCCACGGGACCCGCTGGTGAACAGGATGCTGAGGATCATGGCCACTTCTGCCATGTCGCAGGCCGTGTACTTCTCCACTGGGCTGCAGTCCCAAGACCAGTTCTACCATTACG gaCTGGCGCTGGACCGCTACACTCACTTCACCTCGCCCATCCGTCGCTATGCCGACGTGGTGGTGCACCGGCTCCTCACCGCCGCCATCGACGTGGACGAGGGTCGTGACCCCGGCAGAGCCGTGGCCAGCAACAAAGACCTGGAGGAGACGACCCGTCACATCAACAACAAGAACCGG GCCTCCCAGCAGGCCCAGAAGCTGTCCACAGAGTTGTTCCAGTGTCTCTACTTCAAGGAAAGAGACCCTCAGTCGGACCAGCGCTGCCTCGCGGACGCCGTCATCTACTCCATCCGAGACAACGGCGTGTTGGTGTTTGTCCCGGa gtACGGAGTTAAAGGGCCGGTGTACATGAAGAATCGAGAGGGTCAGGTGGTGGCGACCGGAGAGGGCGGTCTCTGTGAGTGGCAGAGCGGCGCCGTGCGGCGTCAGTCTGACCACATCAGCACCACGTCCAGCTGCGGCACCTCCACCTTCCGCCTGTTCGACCACATCACC GTCTGCGTCTCCGTGCGCTCCACCCACTGCCACGCCGACGCCCTCCACCTGGAGGCGGTGAGCAACCGGCCCCACCGCGGCGCCGAGCCCAAGCGGCCCGGCGCGCAGGGCCGCAGCCAGCTGGTGCAGGAGGTGGTGCGTCTGGCCGAGGAGGCGTCCCAGCAGGCCCGGGAGAAGGCGGCCCGCCGGCCCAAGCTCTCCAGAGAGGAGCGAGAGTTCAGCCAGAGCCAGACGCCCAATCTGTACTCCCTCCTGGAGGAGGTCCGGGAGCTGGCGCTGCTCGACCTGGAGGCCGTGTCGCAGGTTGCTGCGGCAACCGCGTGA
- the LOC120810030 gene encoding TIMELESS-interacting protein — MAKSLSDLRDYDSIEDETFAPLPPPHSPGHGGQEAAEPFDDGEDDADGSKLADVPASKRRGVKRPQPKLDSQRLTSERGLPALRTLFDNVRFKGKGHEADDLRLLMQKMENWAHRLYPKLQFEDFVDKVEKLGNKKEVQTCLKRIRLDMPLTHEDFMGGEAAADPEAQLLADPDPFNSSSFTNLPPPVHSTPAPPPPQAPPSMTEEQRERMEQNRRRALERRLTRQQQQPCDSSADEAKSVSSARVLNSPEDRAEGVEPEGVESASSTQQQEAEAEEEEEEPSQLPHTDSEPPAGPPRSEREQEPVLSEDREDGD, encoded by the exons ATGGCCAAAAGCCTGTCTGACCTCCGGGACTATGACAGCATAGAGGACGAGACTTTCGCCCCCCTGCCGCCCCCTCACTCCCCGGGCCACGGAGGACAGGAGGCCGCAGAGCCTTTcgacgatg GAGAGGACGACGCCGACGGGTCCAAGCTGGCCGACGTCCCGGCTTCTAAGAGACGAGGAGTAAAAAGGCCGCAACCCAAGCTGGACTCTCAGAG GCTGACCTCAGAACGAGGACTTCCGGCTCTACGAACCCTGTTCGACAACGTCCGTTTCAAAGGCAAAGGCCACGAG GCCGATGACCTGCGGCTGCTGATGCAGAAGATGGAGAACTGGGCTCACAGGTTGTACCCCAAACTGCAGTTTGAGGATTTTGTGGACAAAGTGGAGAAGCTgggcaacaagaaggaagtgcAG acCTGTCTCAAGCGTATTCGACTGGACATGCCGCTGACCCACGAAGACTTCATGGGGG gtgaagcagcagcagatccaGAGGCTCAACTTCTGGCCGATCCGGATCCGTTCAACAGCTCGAGCTTCACCAACCTGCCGCCTCCGGTGCACTCCACtccggctccgccccccccacaaGCTCCGCCCAGCATGACGGAGGAGCAGCGTGAACGCATGGAGCAGAATCGCCGGCGGGCCCTGGAGAGGAGGCTGacccgccagcagcagcagccgtgcG ACTCGTCGGCAGATGAAGCCAAATCCGTCTCATCCGCAAGAGTCCTCAACAGTCCTGAAGATCGGGCTGAGGGGGTGGAGCCTGAGGGGGTGGAGTCAGCCAGCAGCACGCAGCAacaggaagcagaagcagaagaagaagaagaagagcccaGCCAGCTTCCCCACACAGACTCTGAGCCTCCTGCCGGACCCCCCCGCAGCGAGAGAGAGCAGGAACCCGTCCTCAGCGAGGACCGTGAGGACGGAGACTAA
- the socs4 gene encoding suppressor of cytokine signaling 4 has translation MSERTPPGSDPPPKSGLRSWSADSYVWRGKKRSRSSRPGSSPGGAAAAAAADGPEDPAARSTSCPRRRRDRRCSCGALGDTSASGDRDSACRKALSRRSLRQKFQDAVGQCFPLRPHHHHHHHQHHVPPGSSRPFSVLFWSKRKVHVSELMQDKCPFSPRSELARCWHLVKSHASHPGALKDTEAPLGPSASSSSASPPQTPPAWEDICCSPGPRGSSLEDWDPSCPRGGPEGGHTDYILVPDLLQINNSCCYWGVLNRFEAEELLEGKPEGTFLLRDSAQDEFLFSVSFRRYSRSLHARIEQNDQRFSFDVRDPCMYRDASVTGLLRHYSDPATCLFFEPLLSRPLPRSFPFTLQHLCRAVICSRTTYRGVDDLPLPPQLRDYLRQYHVRCDGACAV, from the coding sequence ATGTCGGAGAGGACGCCGCCGGGCTCGGACCCGCCTCCCAAGTCGGGCCTCCGCAGCTGGAGTGCGGACAGTTACGTCTGGCGGGGGAAGAAGCGCTCCCGAAGCTCCCGCCCCGGGTCGAGtcccgggggggcggcggcggcggcggcggcagacgGCCCGGAGGATCCGGCCGCGCGGTCCACCTCCTGTCCGAGGCGGCGCCGGGACAGGAGGTGCAGCTGCGGCGCACTCGGGGACACGTCGGCGTCCGGCGACAGGGACTCGGCGTGTCGGAAGGCCCTGTCCCGGCGCTCTCTGCGGCAGAAGTTCCAGGACGCTGTGGGCCAGTGTTTCCCCCTgcgcccccaccaccaccaccaccaccaccagcaccacgtCCCCCCGGGCTCCTCGCGACCCTTCTCCGTGCTCTTCTGGTCCAAGCGCAAAGTTCACGTCTCAGAGCTCATGCAGGACAAGTGTCCATTCTCGCCCAGATCCGAGCTGGCCCGTTGTTGGCACCTTGTGAAAagccacgcctcccacccaggCGCCCTGAAGGACACGGAGGCCCCCCTCGGACCCagcgcctcttcctcctccgcctccccgcCGCAGACCCCTCCGGCCTGGGAGGACATCTGCTGCTCCCCCGGGCCCAGAGGCTCCAGCCTGGAGGACTGGGACCCCTCTTGTCCCCGCGGGGGGCCAGAGGGCGGCCACACCGACTACATCCTGGTCCCGGATCTCCTGCAGATCAACAACAGCTGCTGCTACTGGGGCGTCCTGAACCGCTTCGAggcggaggagctgctggagggcaAACCGGAGGGCACGTTCCTGCTGCGGGACTCCGCCCAGGACGAGTTCCTCTTCTCGGTCAGCTTCCGCCGCTACAGCCGCTCGCTGCACGCGCGCATCGAGCAGAACGACCAGCGCTTCAGCTTCGACGTGCGCGACCCGTGCATGTACCGGGACGCCAGCGTGACGGGCCTGCTGCGGCACTACAGCGACCCGGCCACCTGCCTCTTCTTCGAGCCGCTCCTCTCCCGGCCGCTGCCGAGGTCCTTCCCCTTCACCCTGCAGCACCTGTGCAGAGCCGTGATCTGCAGCCGCACCACCTACCGGGGCGTGGACGACCTGCCGCTGCCTCCGCAGCTCAGGGACTACCTGCGACAGTACCACGTCAGGTGCGACGGGGCCTGCGCCGTGTGA
- the dis3l gene encoding DIS3-like exonuclease 1 isoform X1, with translation MKKTEKILHLKSCRGRKLRVVREHYLRERVPCYSGLCQADCDNTGAKVLPGDLTHYVVPDVAVVLDYLEVLEFRELRGVVFTQTACQAVQHVKGRRQYNRLRNLLKDPQHDCVLFANEFQEYSYCPREKGERQEEWQTRCVYSTAVWYYNHLAGMKDVVMITEDQAAAARYGSLNAGVYVISVRDFLVNFLPELTAAHDLYAAVSQALQEKESEVAEKKEFAEHLPAEVLEAGVKSGRYVQGTLNVSKHRAHSEASVTAEGLSTKNSDLSWGVLVCGAKNRNRAVHGDVVVVELLPRGEWRGRDSALAEGPGGGGAEEKRGEDADRKPMPTGRVVGVPQRNWRDYVVTFPPREGPQAQSRNTQRLLAVPWDHRIPKIRVSTQQADALQDHRVVVRIDSWESSSLYPNGHSVRVLGRAGELETEVQTILIENGIHVPPFSDAQLRELPASSPERPWAVDAAQAAQRRDLRRSHLVFSVDPLGCEDVDDALSVRRLAGGTLLELGVHIADVTHFVAEGSLTDLEARARATTYYLADRRYDMLPAVLSADLCSLLGGVDRYAMSVVWELDAQTLAVEKVWYGRTLVRSSYQLHYELAQALLDGGAAEVPELRGLGPAERDARLAELTGALETLTRVARHLRAHRDQGGALELEGVEVRAQLDEQRNITALVPRQPLEVHETVAECMIYANHWVARKIQEAFPHQALLRRHPPPRQEFFSQLVESAAARGFTVDTRSNKALADSLDRAVDPRDPLVNRMLRIMATSAMSQAVYFSTGLQSQDQFYHYGLALDRYTHFTSPIRRYADVVVHRLLTAAIDVDEGRDPGRAVASNKDLEETTRHINNKNRASQQAQKLSTELFQCLYFKERDPQSDQRCLADAVIYSIRDNGVLVFVPEYGVKGPVYMKNREGQVVATGEGGLCEWQSGAVRRQSDHISTTSSCGTSTFRLFDHITVCVSVRSTHCHADALHLEAVSNRPHRGAEPKRPGAQGRSQLVQEVVRLAEEASQQAREKAARRPKLSREEREFSQSQTPNLYSLLEEVRELALLDLEAVSQVAAATA, from the exons ATGAAAAAGACCGAAAAGATCCTTCACCTCAAGAGCTGCCGCGGCCGGAAGCTGCGTGTCGTGCGAGAGCATTACCTGCGCGAGCGCGTCCCCTGCTACAGCGGCCTGTGCCAGGCGGACTGCGACAACaccg GGGCCAAAGTGCTGCCGGGGGACCTGACCCACTACGTGGTGCCGGACGTGGCCGTGGTTCTGGACTACCTGGAGGTTCTGGAGTTCCGGGAGCTGCGGGGCGTCGTCTTCACCCAGACCGCCTGCCAGGCCGTGCAGCACGTCAAAGGTCGCAG gcaatACAACCGTCTGCGAAACCTTCTCAAAGACCCTCAACACGACTGTGTGCTCTTCGCCAACGAGTTCCAGGAGTATTCGTACTGTCCgcgggagaagggggagaggcaGGAGGAGTGGCAGACCAG gtGTGTGTACTCCACTGCGGTGTGGTACTACAACCATCTGGCCGGTATGAAGGACGTGGTGATGATCACGGAGGACCAGGCGGCCGCGGCTCGGTACGGCAGCCTCAACGCCGGAGTCTACGTCATCTCCGTCCGG GACTTCCTGGTGAACTTCCTGCCGGAGCTGACGGCGGCCCACGACCTGTACGCCGCCGTGTCCCAGgcgctgcaggagaaggagagcgaggTCGCCGAGAAGAAGGAGTTCGCCGAACATCTGCCCGCCGAGGTCCTGGAGGCCGGCGTCAAGTCCGGCCGCTACGTGCAG gGCACTCTGAATGTCAGCAAGCACCGGGCGCACAGCGAGGCGTCCGTCACCGCCGAGGGTTTGTCCACCAAGAACTCAG ATCTAAGTTGGGGCGTGTTGGTCTGCGGCGCCAAGAACCGCAACCGGGCCGTGCACGGcgacgtggtggtggtggagctgctgccGAGGGGCGAGTGGCGAGGGAGGGACTCGGCTCTGGCCGAAGgcccggggggcgggggggcggaggagaagCGCGGCGAGGACGCCGACAGGAAGCCGATGCCCACAG GCCGCGTCGTCGGCGTCCCGCAGAGGAACTGGAGGGACTACGTGGTGACCTTCCCCCCCCGAGAAGGACCCCAGGCCCAGAGCAGGAACACCCAGCGCCTCCTGGCCGTCCCCTGGGACCACCGCATCCCCAAGATCCGCGTCAGCACCCAGCAGGCCGACGCCCTGCAG gaccACAGGGTGGTGGTGCGCATTGATTCCTGGGAAAGCTCGTCGCTGTACCCCAACGGCCACAGCGTGCGCGTGCTGGGTCGGGCCGgggagctggagacggaggTCCAGACCATCCTCATCGAGAACGGCATCCACGTGCCCCCGTTCTCCGACGCGCAG CTGAGGGAGCTGCCGGCGAGCTCCCCCGAGCGGCCGTGGGCGGTGGACGCGGCCCAGGCGGCGCAGCGGCGGGACCTGAGGCGGAGCCACCTGGTGTTCAGCGTCGACCCGCTGGGCTGCGAGGACGTGGACGACGCCCTGTCGGTGCGCCGCCTCGCCGGAGGGACGCTGCTGGAGCTCGGTGTCCACATCGCCGACGTCACCCACTTCGTGGCCGAGGGCTCGCTCACCGACCTGGAGGCTCGAGCCCG gGCGACGACGTACTACCTGGCCGACCGGCGCTACGACATGCTGCCGGCTGTGCTCAGCGCGGacctctgctctctgctgggggGGGTCGACAG GTACGCGATGAGCGTGGTGTGGGAGCTGGACGCGCAGACCCTCGCCGTGGAGAAGGTGTGGTACGGGCGCACGCTGGTGCGCTCCTCCTACCAGCTCCACTACGAGCTGGCCCAGGCGCTGCTGGACGGGGGGGCGGCCGAGGTGCCGGAGCTGCGCGGGCTCGGGCCCGCGGAGAGGGACGCCCGGCTGGCGGAGCTCACCGGGGCTCTGGAGACGCTGACCCGCGTGGCCAGGCACCTCCGGGCCCACAGGGACcaggggggggcgctggagCTGGAAGGGGTGGAG GTGCGAGCCCAGCTGGACGAGCAGAGGAACATCACGGCGCTGGTTCCCCGTCAGCCGCTGGAGGTCCACGAGACCGTGGCCGAGTGCATGATCTACGCCAACCACTGGGTGGCGCGCAAGATCCAGGAGGCCTTCCCCCACCAGGCCCTGCTGAGGCgccacccgcccccccgccaGGAGTTCTTCAGCCAGCTGGTGGAGAGCGCCGCGGCCCGGGGGTTCACCGTGGACACCAG GTCCAACAAGGCCCTGGCGGACTCTCTGGATCGCGCTGTGGACCCACGGGACCCGCTGGTGAACAGGATGCTGAGGATCATGGCCACTTCTGCCATGTCGCAGGCCGTGTACTTCTCCACTGGGCTGCAGTCCCAAGACCAGTTCTACCATTACG gaCTGGCGCTGGACCGCTACACTCACTTCACCTCGCCCATCCGTCGCTATGCCGACGTGGTGGTGCACCGGCTCCTCACCGCCGCCATCGACGTGGACGAGGGTCGTGACCCCGGCAGAGCCGTGGCCAGCAACAAAGACCTGGAGGAGACGACCCGTCACATCAACAACAAGAACCGG GCCTCCCAGCAGGCCCAGAAGCTGTCCACAGAGTTGTTCCAGTGTCTCTACTTCAAGGAAAGAGACCCTCAGTCGGACCAGCGCTGCCTCGCGGACGCCGTCATCTACTCCATCCGAGACAACGGCGTGTTGGTGTTTGTCCCGGa gtACGGAGTTAAAGGGCCGGTGTACATGAAGAATCGAGAGGGTCAGGTGGTGGCGACCGGAGAGGGCGGTCTCTGTGAGTGGCAGAGCGGCGCCGTGCGGCGTCAGTCTGACCACATCAGCACCACGTCCAGCTGCGGCACCTCCACCTTCCGCCTGTTCGACCACATCACC GTCTGCGTCTCCGTGCGCTCCACCCACTGCCACGCCGACGCCCTCCACCTGGAGGCGGTGAGCAACCGGCCCCACCGCGGCGCCGAGCCCAAGCGGCCCGGCGCGCAGGGCCGCAGCCAGCTGGTGCAGGAGGTGGTGCGTCTGGCCGAGGAGGCGTCCCAGCAGGCCCGGGAGAAGGCGGCCCGCCGGCCCAAGCTCTCCAGAGAGGAGCGAGAGTTCAGCCAGAGCCAGACGCCCAATCTGTACTCCCTCCTGGAGGAGGTCCGGGAGCTGGCGCTGCTCGACCTGGAGGCCGTGTCGCAGGTTGCTGCGGCAACCGCGTGA